One segment of Macaca fascicularis isolate 582-1 chromosome 4, T2T-MFA8v1.1 DNA contains the following:
- the DTNBP1 gene encoding dysbindin isoform X5 produces the protein MSSPGLTENSQRDPSELDAEHAQKVLEMEHTQQMKLKERQKIFEEAFQQDMEQYLSTGYLQIAERREPIGSMSSMEVNVDMLEQMDLMDISDQEALDVFLNSGEENTVLSPALGPESSTCQNEITLQVPNPSELRAKPPSSSSTCTDTATQDISEGGESPVVQSDEEEVQVDTALATSHTDREATPDGSDDSDS, from the exons CTGAACTAGATGCAGAGCACGCCCAGAAGGTCCTGGAAATGGAGCACACCCAGCAAATGAAGCTGAAGGAGCGGCAGAAGATTTTTGAGGAAGCCTTCCAGCAGGACATGGAGCAGTACCTGTCCACCGGCTACCTGCAGATCGCGGAGCGGCGAG AGCCCATAGGCAGCATGTCGTCCATGGAAGTGAACGTGGACATGCTGGAGCAGATGGACCTGATGGACATATCTGACCAGGAGGCCCTGGACGTCTTCCTGAACTCGGGAGAAGAGAACACTGTGCTGTCCCCCGCCTTAG GGCCTGAATCCAGTACCTGTCAGAATGAGATTACCCTCCAGGTTCCAAATCCCTCAGAATTACGAGCCAAGccaccttcctcttcctccacctgCACCGACACGGCCACCCAGGACATCAGTGAGGGTGGGGAGTCCCCCGTGGTTCAGTCTGATGAGGAGGAAGTTCAGGTGGACACTGCCCTGGCCACATCACACACTGACAGAGAGGCCACTCCGGATGGTAGTGACGACAGCGACTCTTAA